From a region of the Salvelinus alpinus chromosome 2, SLU_Salpinus.1, whole genome shotgun sequence genome:
- the LOC139568593 gene encoding suppressor of cytokine signaling 7-like isoform X1: protein MNNAQDMSPDFVLMRLVSAAEDDRLDEENGNLSSGGVVAGLGKEVLAHSNMKGGLEFSRDPKTGLAHSGHLSSLNNAQQSGGTAAPDTGVMATRPSVSIPPPHNAMEAKGFEFAHRGGLRPQLLVFPNILRDGEEILDRKSDGRNQSREHIGLDKTSGSVSDISGGINNNTLSAGDAQQQNHLSQSWGLHPRVALSTVAADIEGGELCHRHRLITNPSDWPPLSDKSNPLTMIESKWGCTTGELPDGPVFDLARRFGELGLGAVPKILFKDGEMPQCSCQGAHGPAPAGMGHGDDPTETSDALLVLEGLGTGDVASLGITGCPEDDSDESRARRVQKMSGAFSLSSFQAELTRQMEGVAGEPCPSEHGDAQVCSLHGNAPNPTQPSPGDTEQNPEVSKIPGASAATPSSDRPVSPNPSQASTPRKRADKCVSVPRTPNGRGSDGEKTLKVPGKSRKGSLKIRLSKLFRTKSCSGSNSLLDKRPSVAFSISSAGSLMDVASGSGGEHDVASQPRMTRAQSAFSPASFAPFTGETVSLVDVDISRRGANTPHPPTPPPPPRRSLSLLDDIGGPQPGPFLVSVMGASLQSLPLPLPPPHPSHATIQHSISLNDAFLRALPHSTSSQLLSAPPSSRLAPPPRLCPLRRPEASNFTASLRELEKCGWYWGPMNWEDAEMKLKGKPDGAFLVRDSSDPRYILSLSFRSQGVTHHTRMEHYRGTFSLWCHPKFEDRCHSVVEFIERAIMHSKNGKFLYFLRSRVPGLPPTPVQLLYPVSRFSNVKSLQHLCRFCIRQMVRIDHIQELPLPKPLIMYLRKFYYYDAEEEMYLSIKSIRPGAGVEQEAESQT, encoded by the exons ATGAACAACGCGCAAGATATGTCTCCCGATTTTGTCTTGATGCGCCTGGTTTCCGCGGCCGAGGATGACCGCTTGGACGAGGAGAATGGGAATCTGTCGTCGGGTGGAGTGGTGGCAGGACTCGGTAAAGAGGTCTTGGCTCATAGCAACATGAAAGGGGGCTTGGAATTCTCCCGAGATCCCAAGACAGGCCTCGCGCATTCCGGCCATCTCTCGTCGCTGAACAATGCACAACAGAGCGGCGGAACGGCGGCACCTGACACCGGGGTGATGGCGACTAGACCGTCGGTGTCTATTCCTCCTCCACACAACGCCATGGAGGCCAAGGGCTTTGAGTTCGCTCACAGAGGCGGCTTACGGCCTCAGCTCCTTGTGTTTCCGAACATATTGAGGGATGGTGAGGAGATTTTAGACCGTAAATCCGACGGTCGGAATCAGTCGAGGGAACATATTGGTTTGGACAAGACCTCCGGCTCTGTCTCCGACATAAGCGGAGGCATCAATAACAATACGCTCAGCGCCGGCGACGCGCAACAGCAGAACCATCTGTCACAGAGCTGGGGTCTTCATCCCCGGGTGGCATTATCCACGGTTGCTGCCGATATCGAGGGAGGTGAGCTATGTCATCGGCACCGTTTGATCACCAACCCATCAGACTGGCCTCCCTTATCGGATAAATCCAATCCTCTCACCATGATAGAGTCGAAATGGGGGTGCACAACCGGGGAACTGCCCGACGGCCCAGTGTTCGACCTGGCCAGAAGATTCGGGGAGCTGGGGCTCGGCGCGGTACCCAAGATATTATTCAAGGACGGGGAGATGCCCCAGTGCTCGTGTCAGGGTGCACATGGGCCGGCACCGGCGGGGATGGGGCATGGGGATGACCCGACTGAGACTAGCGATGCTTTGTTGGTGCTGGAGGGGCTGGGGACTGGGGACGTGGCCAGCCTGGGTATCACTGGCTGCCCGGAGGACGATTCGGATGAAAGTCGAGCACGTCGAGTTCAAAAGATGTCCGGTGCATTTTCTCTCAGTAGCTTTCAAGCAGAGTTGACCAGACAGATGGAAGGGGTGGCTGGAGAACCTTGTCCGTCGGAGCACGGTGACGCACAAGTATGTAGCCTGCATGGAAACGCACCTAACCCAACTCAACCGAGCCCGGGAGATACAGAACAGAATCCGGAGGTGTCGAAAATACCTGGGGCCTCTGCGGCTACACCAAGCTCGGACCGACCTGTCAGTCCAAACCCTAGCCAGGCATCAACACCCCGGAAGCGGGCAGACAAGTGCGTCAGTGTGCCCCGGACTCCAAACGGTCGGGGAAGCGATGGAGAGAAAACACTAAAAGTTCCAGGGAAGTCCAGAAAGGGCTCACTTAAAATACGCCTGAGCAAACTTTTCAGAACTAAAAGCTGTAGTGGTTCCAATAGCCTTCTGGATAAGAGGCCATCAGTGGCCTTTTCAATCTCCTCCGCTGGAAGTCTGATGGATGTGGCCAGTGGAAGTGGTGGGGAGCATGACGTGGCCAG CCAACCCAGaatgaccagggcccaaagtGCCTTCTCTCCTGCTTCCTTTGCTCCTTTCACTG GTGAGACTGTTTCATTGGTGGATGTGGATATTTCGAGGAGAGGAGCGAACACTCCGCACCCTCCCACGCCTCCACCTCCGCCACGCAGAAGTCTCAGTCTATTAG ATGACATAGGTGGGCCGCAGCCTGGTCCTTTCCTAGTGAGTGTTATGGGGGCCTCCCTACAGTCCCTCCCcctgcctcttcctcctcctcatccctcccatGCCACCATCCAGCATAGTATCAGCCTCAATG ATGCATTCCTCCGGGCCCTGCCTCACTCCACCTCTTCACAGCTCCTCTCAGCTCCTCCCTCTTCCAGGTTGGCCCCGCCCCCAAGGCTCTGTCCTCTGAGGCGGCCTGAGGCCAGCAACTTCACCGCTAGTCTGAGAGAGCTGGAAAAG TGTGGCTGGTACTGGGGCCCTATGAACTGGGAAGATGCAGAGATGAAGTTGAAGGGGAAGCCTGACGGGGCGTTCCTGGTGAGGGACAGCTCTGACCCCCGCTACATCCTCAGCCTCAGCTTCCGCTCCCAGGGAGTCACACACCACACGCGCATGGAGCACTACAGAG GGACATTCAGCTTGTGGTGTCACCCCAAGTTTGAGGACCGATGTCATTCTGTGGTGGAGTTTATCGAGCGAGCCATCATGCACTCCAAGAATGGAAAATTCCTCTACTTCCTGCGATCACGTGTGCCAG ggctCCCCCCTACCCCGGTGCAGCTGCTCTACCCAGTGTCCCGGTTCAGCAATGTCAAGTCCCTGCAGCACCTCTGCCGCTTCTGCATCCGACAGATGGTCCGCATCGACCACATCCAGGAGCTGCCGCTGCCCAA accacTGATCATGTACCTGAGGAAGTTCTACTACTATGATGCAGAGGAAGAGATGTACCTGTCAATCAAGAGCATTCGACCAGGGGCTGGAGTAGAACAAGAGGCCGAGTCTCAGACGTAA
- the LOC139568593 gene encoding suppressor of cytokine signaling 7-like isoform X2, translating to MNNAQDMSPDFVLMRLVSAAEDDRLDEENGNLSSGGVVAGLGKEVLAHSNMKGGLEFSRDPKTGLAHSGHLSSLNNAQQSGGTAAPDTGVMATRPSVSIPPPHNAMEAKGFEFAHRGGLRPQLLVFPNILRDGEEILDRKSDGRNQSREHIGLDKTSGSVSDISGGINNNTLSAGDAQQQNHLSQSWGLHPRVALSTVAADIEGGELCHRHRLITNPSDWPPLSDKSNPLTMIESKWGCTTGELPDGPVFDLARRFGELGLGAVPKILFKDGEMPQCSCQGAHGPAPAGMGHGDDPTETSDALLVLEGLGTGDVASLGITGCPEDDSDESRARRVQKMSGAFSLSSFQAELTRQMEGVAGEPCPSEHGDAQVCSLHGNAPNPTQPSPGDTEQNPEVSKIPGASAATPSSDRPVSPNPSQASTPRKRADKCVSVPRTPNGRGSDGEKTLKVPGKSRKGSLKIRLSKLFRTKSCSGSNSLLDKRPSVAFSISSAGSLMDVASGSGGEHDVASQPRMTRAQSAFSPASFAPFTGETVSLVDVDISRRGANTPHPPTPPPPPRRSLSLLDAFLRALPHSTSSQLLSAPPSSRLAPPPRLCPLRRPEASNFTASLRELEKCGWYWGPMNWEDAEMKLKGKPDGAFLVRDSSDPRYILSLSFRSQGVTHHTRMEHYRGTFSLWCHPKFEDRCHSVVEFIERAIMHSKNGKFLYFLRSRVPGLPPTPVQLLYPVSRFSNVKSLQHLCRFCIRQMVRIDHIQELPLPKPLIMYLRKFYYYDAEEEMYLSIKSIRPGAGVEQEAESQT from the exons ATGAACAACGCGCAAGATATGTCTCCCGATTTTGTCTTGATGCGCCTGGTTTCCGCGGCCGAGGATGACCGCTTGGACGAGGAGAATGGGAATCTGTCGTCGGGTGGAGTGGTGGCAGGACTCGGTAAAGAGGTCTTGGCTCATAGCAACATGAAAGGGGGCTTGGAATTCTCCCGAGATCCCAAGACAGGCCTCGCGCATTCCGGCCATCTCTCGTCGCTGAACAATGCACAACAGAGCGGCGGAACGGCGGCACCTGACACCGGGGTGATGGCGACTAGACCGTCGGTGTCTATTCCTCCTCCACACAACGCCATGGAGGCCAAGGGCTTTGAGTTCGCTCACAGAGGCGGCTTACGGCCTCAGCTCCTTGTGTTTCCGAACATATTGAGGGATGGTGAGGAGATTTTAGACCGTAAATCCGACGGTCGGAATCAGTCGAGGGAACATATTGGTTTGGACAAGACCTCCGGCTCTGTCTCCGACATAAGCGGAGGCATCAATAACAATACGCTCAGCGCCGGCGACGCGCAACAGCAGAACCATCTGTCACAGAGCTGGGGTCTTCATCCCCGGGTGGCATTATCCACGGTTGCTGCCGATATCGAGGGAGGTGAGCTATGTCATCGGCACCGTTTGATCACCAACCCATCAGACTGGCCTCCCTTATCGGATAAATCCAATCCTCTCACCATGATAGAGTCGAAATGGGGGTGCACAACCGGGGAACTGCCCGACGGCCCAGTGTTCGACCTGGCCAGAAGATTCGGGGAGCTGGGGCTCGGCGCGGTACCCAAGATATTATTCAAGGACGGGGAGATGCCCCAGTGCTCGTGTCAGGGTGCACATGGGCCGGCACCGGCGGGGATGGGGCATGGGGATGACCCGACTGAGACTAGCGATGCTTTGTTGGTGCTGGAGGGGCTGGGGACTGGGGACGTGGCCAGCCTGGGTATCACTGGCTGCCCGGAGGACGATTCGGATGAAAGTCGAGCACGTCGAGTTCAAAAGATGTCCGGTGCATTTTCTCTCAGTAGCTTTCAAGCAGAGTTGACCAGACAGATGGAAGGGGTGGCTGGAGAACCTTGTCCGTCGGAGCACGGTGACGCACAAGTATGTAGCCTGCATGGAAACGCACCTAACCCAACTCAACCGAGCCCGGGAGATACAGAACAGAATCCGGAGGTGTCGAAAATACCTGGGGCCTCTGCGGCTACACCAAGCTCGGACCGACCTGTCAGTCCAAACCCTAGCCAGGCATCAACACCCCGGAAGCGGGCAGACAAGTGCGTCAGTGTGCCCCGGACTCCAAACGGTCGGGGAAGCGATGGAGAGAAAACACTAAAAGTTCCAGGGAAGTCCAGAAAGGGCTCACTTAAAATACGCCTGAGCAAACTTTTCAGAACTAAAAGCTGTAGTGGTTCCAATAGCCTTCTGGATAAGAGGCCATCAGTGGCCTTTTCAATCTCCTCCGCTGGAAGTCTGATGGATGTGGCCAGTGGAAGTGGTGGGGAGCATGACGTGGCCAG CCAACCCAGaatgaccagggcccaaagtGCCTTCTCTCCTGCTTCCTTTGCTCCTTTCACTG GTGAGACTGTTTCATTGGTGGATGTGGATATTTCGAGGAGAGGAGCGAACACTCCGCACCCTCCCACGCCTCCACCTCCGCCACGCAGAAGTCTCAGTCTATTAG ATGCATTCCTCCGGGCCCTGCCTCACTCCACCTCTTCACAGCTCCTCTCAGCTCCTCCCTCTTCCAGGTTGGCCCCGCCCCCAAGGCTCTGTCCTCTGAGGCGGCCTGAGGCCAGCAACTTCACCGCTAGTCTGAGAGAGCTGGAAAAG TGTGGCTGGTACTGGGGCCCTATGAACTGGGAAGATGCAGAGATGAAGTTGAAGGGGAAGCCTGACGGGGCGTTCCTGGTGAGGGACAGCTCTGACCCCCGCTACATCCTCAGCCTCAGCTTCCGCTCCCAGGGAGTCACACACCACACGCGCATGGAGCACTACAGAG GGACATTCAGCTTGTGGTGTCACCCCAAGTTTGAGGACCGATGTCATTCTGTGGTGGAGTTTATCGAGCGAGCCATCATGCACTCCAAGAATGGAAAATTCCTCTACTTCCTGCGATCACGTGTGCCAG ggctCCCCCCTACCCCGGTGCAGCTGCTCTACCCAGTGTCCCGGTTCAGCAATGTCAAGTCCCTGCAGCACCTCTGCCGCTTCTGCATCCGACAGATGGTCCGCATCGACCACATCCAGGAGCTGCCGCTGCCCAA accacTGATCATGTACCTGAGGAAGTTCTACTACTATGATGCAGAGGAAGAGATGTACCTGTCAATCAAGAGCATTCGACCAGGGGCTGGAGTAGAACAAGAGGCCGAGTCTCAGACGTAA